In Opitutia bacterium, a single window of DNA contains:
- a CDS encoding flagellar biosynthesis protein, which yields MLTVGYAKLIAFDRPLAAAVLPGQGRIYTEAEVAAKCEEAYRRGVDSARALADQQMVEFRADMGQLSEGVLHKLSAIEPSLVTQLRDALPALAVDIAHRLLAGYEPPVETIERLCREALEQLFPEREGLELSLAPRDAELLTALNPDWMKRYPGLQVRVDGTLRPGDCLVRSRFGLTDARQETKLAALSHSLTGA from the coding sequence ATCCTGACCGTGGGCTACGCCAAACTCATCGCCTTCGACCGCCCGCTCGCCGCCGCCGTGCTGCCCGGCCAGGGACGCATCTACACCGAGGCCGAGGTCGCCGCCAAATGCGAGGAAGCCTACCGCCGCGGCGTCGACTCCGCCCGCGCGCTCGCCGACCAGCAGATGGTCGAGTTCCGCGCCGACATGGGCCAGCTCAGCGAAGGCGTGTTGCACAAACTCTCCGCGATCGAGCCTTCGCTCGTCACGCAACTTCGCGACGCCCTCCCGGCGCTCGCGGTCGACATCGCGCACCGCCTCCTCGCCGGCTACGAGCCGCCGGTCGAGACGATTGAGCGCCTCTGCCGCGAAGCGCTCGAACAGCTCTTCCCCGAGCGCGAAGGCCTCGAACTCTCGCTCGCCCCGCGCGACGCCGAACTGCTCACCGCGCTGAATCCCGATTGGATGAAGCGTTATCCGGGCCTGCAAGTCCGCGTCGACGGCACGCTCCGCCCCGGCGACTGCCTCGTCCGCTCGCGCTTCGGCCTCACCGACGCCCGCCAGGAAACCAAGCTCGCCGCCCTCAGCCACTCCCTCACCGGCGCATGA
- the fliG gene encoding flagellar motor switch protein FliG, giving the protein MADIDFTKLNRQQKLAVFLICIGPEAAAEVLKQFDDAEIEMLCREMSTFTMIPEATQKQAMEEFSSIVATSVGSALGGLPFAQRTLEIAKGDYKAQSIIGRVGPVAGSSIEIISDIAEMEGRQIFNLIKHEQPQTISFVLSYLDPAKSAEVFALLSPDLREEVVERLGTIESTSLDLVGKIVRSLGKHFDTKVRTAFHRSGGVRAVAGLLNSLDKDMSKNLLARIEERNATLGAAIRKKLFSFEDLNRLAAADLQRVLREVDSGNLAISMKSASESLREKIYAGLSKRAAEGLKEEIELLGPVRLKDVEAAQDVIIQAVRRLEEEGQISLDSESQALVA; this is encoded by the coding sequence ATGGCCGACATCGATTTCACCAAGCTCAACCGTCAGCAGAAGCTCGCCGTCTTCCTGATTTGCATCGGGCCCGAGGCCGCCGCCGAGGTGCTGAAACAATTCGACGACGCCGAGATCGAGATGCTGTGCCGCGAGATGTCGACGTTCACGATGATTCCCGAGGCCACGCAGAAGCAGGCGATGGAGGAATTCAGCTCGATCGTCGCCACCAGCGTCGGCTCCGCGCTCGGCGGCCTGCCCTTCGCGCAACGCACGCTCGAGATCGCCAAGGGCGACTACAAGGCCCAATCGATCATCGGCCGCGTCGGCCCCGTCGCCGGCAGCTCCATCGAGATCATCAGCGACATCGCCGAGATGGAAGGCCGCCAGATTTTCAATCTCATCAAGCACGAGCAGCCGCAGACGATTTCCTTCGTCTTGTCGTATCTCGATCCGGCGAAGTCCGCCGAAGTGTTTGCCCTGCTCAGTCCCGACCTCCGCGAGGAAGTCGTCGAGCGCCTCGGCACGATAGAGTCCACGTCGCTCGACCTCGTGGGCAAAATCGTGCGCTCCCTCGGCAAGCACTTCGACACGAAGGTGCGCACCGCCTTCCACCGCAGCGGCGGCGTCCGCGCGGTCGCCGGCCTGCTCAACTCCCTCGACAAGGACATGTCGAAGAACCTGCTCGCCCGCATCGAGGAGCGCAACGCGACCCTCGGCGCCGCGATCCGCAAGAAGCTCTTCAGCTTCGAGGACCTCAACCGCCTCGCCGCCGCCGACCTGCAGCGCGTGCTGCGCGAAGTCGACTCCGGCAACCTCGCCATCTCGATGAAGTCCGCCAGCGAATCGCTGCGCGAAAAAATCTACGCCGGCCTCTCCAAGCGCGCCGCCGAAGGCCTCAAGGAGGAAATCGAACTCCTCGGGCCCGTCCGCCTCAAGGACGTCGAAGCCGCGCAGGACGTCATCATCCAGGCCGTCCGCCGCCTCGAGGAAGAGGGCCAGATCTCCCTCGATTCCGAGTCGCAAGCACTCGTCGCCTGA
- the fliF gene encoding flagellar M-ring protein FliF, with amino-acid sequence MKNFAASLLALWQQLGLNQRVSLIVAALGVIGAMIALVMWSRRPDYQLLYARLAEKDATAIISELQTRNIPYQVTAGGTAVQVPADQVYKLRMDLASKGLPSGDGVGFEIFDKGQFGLSDFVQRTNYLRAIQGELARTITQLQGVRAARVMIVQPENRLLLTDQGVRSTASVFVDMGGGRLDTEGVNAIRHLVANAVQGLTPDTVAVVDNRGRVLSEELKQDPSLGNASSQMRYKQQVEDYLSKKVETMLGAVIGPGNAVVRVSADIDTESTTQMQEKFDPDGQVVRTQTITEDNSNSAETRTNGGATGVSANVPEKTVAAETAKPVNTTEQSRKNRTTAYEINRTTTNITRNPGTIKNVTASVMIAPRLVPPPAGSPAGTQPTQQKRTPEELTALRQVVVNALGLKAAPGQELDSIVALQELPFAVEPVAETVSAIQSETRMQGWIEVASRWAAVAGAAIVLLVFLRLLSKQKPETVPVEVFAMPPDIAARQLQNGSAITPDMLNQLIRQKPANIGTALRDWVANPPAAKN; translated from the coding sequence ATGAAAAACTTCGCCGCCTCCCTGCTCGCCCTCTGGCAACAGCTTGGCCTCAACCAACGCGTCTCGCTCATCGTCGCCGCCCTCGGCGTGATCGGCGCGATGATCGCGCTCGTCATGTGGTCGCGCCGCCCCGATTACCAGCTGCTCTACGCCCGCCTCGCCGAGAAGGACGCCACCGCGATCATCAGCGAACTCCAGACGCGCAACATCCCTTACCAAGTCACCGCCGGCGGCACCGCCGTGCAGGTCCCGGCCGACCAAGTCTACAAGCTCCGCATGGATCTCGCCTCGAAGGGCCTCCCGAGCGGCGACGGCGTCGGTTTTGAAATCTTCGACAAGGGCCAGTTCGGCCTCTCGGACTTCGTCCAGCGCACCAATTACCTCCGCGCCATCCAAGGCGAACTCGCCCGCACCATCACGCAGCTCCAAGGCGTCCGCGCCGCGCGCGTCATGATCGTGCAGCCGGAAAACCGGCTCCTCCTCACCGACCAGGGCGTGCGCTCCACCGCCTCCGTCTTCGTCGACATGGGCGGCGGTCGCCTCGACACCGAGGGCGTCAACGCCATCCGCCACCTCGTCGCCAACGCCGTCCAAGGCCTCACGCCCGACACCGTCGCCGTCGTCGACAACCGCGGCCGCGTGCTCTCCGAGGAACTCAAGCAGGACCCGTCGCTCGGCAACGCCTCCTCGCAGATGCGCTACAAGCAACAGGTCGAGGATTACCTTTCCAAGAAAGTCGAGACCATGCTCGGCGCCGTCATCGGGCCGGGCAACGCCGTCGTCCGCGTCTCCGCCGACATCGACACCGAGTCGACGACGCAGATGCAGGAAAAATTCGATCCGGACGGCCAGGTTGTCCGCACGCAGACGATCACCGAGGATAATTCCAACTCCGCCGAAACCCGCACCAACGGCGGCGCCACCGGCGTGAGCGCCAACGTCCCGGAAAAGACGGTCGCGGCCGAAACCGCCAAGCCGGTCAACACCACCGAGCAATCGCGCAAGAACCGCACCACCGCTTACGAGATCAACCGCACCACGACGAACATCACGCGCAATCCGGGCACGATCAAGAACGTGACCGCCTCCGTGATGATCGCGCCGCGCCTCGTCCCGCCGCCCGCCGGTTCGCCGGCCGGCACGCAGCCCACGCAACAGAAACGCACGCCCGAGGAACTCACCGCGTTGCGCCAAGTGGTCGTCAACGCGCTCGGCCTCAAGGCCGCGCCCGGCCAGGAACTCGACTCGATCGTCGCGTTGCAGGAACTGCCCTTCGCCGTCGAGCCCGTGGCCGAGACCGTCTCCGCCATCCAGAGCGAGACGCGCATGCAAGGCTGGATCGAGGTCGCCTCGCGCTGGGCCGCCGTCGCCGGCGCCGCGATCGTGCTCCTCGTTTTCCTCCGCCTCCTCTCGAAGCAGAAGCCCGAGACCGTCCCGGTCGAAGTCTTCGCCATGCCGCCCGACATCGCCGCCCGCCAGCTCCAGAACGGCTCCGCGATCACGCCGGACATGCTCAACCAACTCATCCGGCAGAAACCCGCCAACATCGGCACGGCGCTCCGCGACTGGGTCGCCAACCCGCCCGCCGCCAAGAATTGA
- the fliE gene encoding flagellar hook-basal body complex protein FliE — protein MSPVGSVYSSLVPQAMARAEALREKQAAAGAIGSLPDGMRAAAPTSNGFSEMLGGLVDTVSSKQAEASQLTQKVLMGETDQLHQSVIAMQEAGVAFSLMVEVRNKLVESYQELMRMQV, from the coding sequence ATGTCTCCCGTCGGCTCCGTTTATTCCTCCCTCGTTCCCCAAGCCATGGCGCGCGCCGAGGCGCTGCGCGAGAAGCAGGCCGCCGCCGGCGCCATCGGGTCGCTGCCCGACGGCATGCGCGCCGCCGCGCCGACCTCGAACGGCTTCAGCGAAATGCTCGGCGGACTCGTCGACACCGTCAGCTCGAAGCAGGCCGAAGCCAGCCAGCTCACGCAAAAGGTCCTCATGGGCGAGACCGACCAGCTTCACCAATCCGTCATCGCCATGCAGGAAGCCGGCGTCGCGTTCTCCCTCATGGTCGAGGTGCGCAACAAGCTCGTCGAATCCTACCAGGAATTGATGCGCATGCAGGTGTGA
- the flgC gene encoding flagellar basal body rod protein FlgC, producing MDLIPGIQVTSGALAAQRMRLDIVAQNIANAQTTRTADGGAYKRQIVSFETELVKRTGGASLTTVRIGGVQSDKSPGQQVYNPQHPDAGPDGLVTMPNVNLAYEMVDLITASRAYEANLSVAKNSRNLAMKTLEIGK from the coding sequence ATGGACCTCATCCCCGGCATCCAAGTCACCTCCGGCGCGCTCGCGGCCCAGCGCATGCGCCTCGACATCGTCGCGCAGAACATCGCCAACGCCCAGACGACCCGCACCGCCGACGGCGGCGCCTACAAGCGCCAGATCGTTTCCTTCGAGACCGAGCTCGTGAAGCGCACCGGCGGCGCCTCGCTCACCACCGTCCGCATCGGCGGCGTGCAGAGCGACAAGTCGCCCGGCCAACAAGTTTACAACCCCCAGCATCCCGACGCCGGCCCGGACGGCCTCGTCACGATGCCCAACGTCAACCTCGCCTACGAAATGGTGGACCTCATCACGGCCTCCCGCGCCTACGAGGCGAACCTCTCCGTCGCCAAGAACTCGCGCAACCTCGCGATGAAGACGCTCGAGATCGGCAAGTAA
- the flgB gene encoding flagellar basal body rod protein FlgB, giving the protein MVDPIFQSANYAVARKLLDAAALRQEAIAANIANAETPGYRRLDVSTDFSEQLKASLKTGDFDRAAELKPKLAEDAHARAVRPDGNTVEIEHELLAMNKNSAEYEFLSEVVSRNIKQLKLAITGRQY; this is encoded by the coding sequence ATGGTCGACCCCATCTTTCAATCCGCCAACTACGCCGTAGCCCGGAAACTCCTCGATGCGGCCGCCCTGCGCCAGGAAGCGATCGCTGCCAACATCGCCAACGCCGAAACGCCCGGCTATCGGCGCTTGGACGTCAGCACGGATTTTTCGGAGCAGTTGAAGGCCAGCTTGAAGACCGGCGATTTCGACCGCGCCGCCGAGCTGAAGCCGAAACTCGCCGAGGACGCCCATGCGCGCGCCGTGCGCCCGGACGGCAACACCGTCGAGATCGAGCACGAGCTGCTCGCGATGAACAAGAACTCCGCCGAATACGAATTCCTCAGCGAAGTCGTCTCCCGGAACATCAAGCAGCTGAAGCTCGCCATCACCGGCCGCCAATACTGA
- a CDS encoding protein-glutamate O-methyltransferase — translation MRDSEFDFIRTLVYERSRIQLGPDKRELVAARLGKRLRATKTDSIGHYCDLLKSGQAEEELAHLIDAISTNHTFFFRENAHFDYLRSHIVPEMLARHRTERWSQFYVWSAASSSGEEPYSIAMTLAEALPRTSGWNWRIEATDISHRILEKARNAIYRDDVVAKLPQSTIKTYFQRGVGPQEGNYRVRPEIRSQVNYQHLNLLEGEPPFKDSFQVIFCRNVMIYFDRPTQEELVNKLTRRLVPGGYLLVGHSESLTGIKHSLQLVKPAIYRRPLKP, via the coding sequence ATGAGGGACAGCGAGTTCGATTTCATCCGCACGCTCGTTTACGAACGCAGCCGCATCCAGCTTGGCCCCGACAAACGGGAGCTGGTCGCCGCGCGTCTCGGCAAACGGCTCCGCGCCACGAAGACCGACAGCATCGGCCACTACTGCGACCTGCTCAAATCCGGCCAAGCCGAGGAAGAGCTCGCGCACCTGATCGACGCCATCTCTACGAACCACACGTTCTTCTTCCGCGAGAACGCGCACTTCGACTACCTCCGCTCGCACATCGTGCCGGAAATGCTCGCGCGCCACCGCACGGAGCGCTGGTCGCAATTCTACGTGTGGAGCGCCGCCAGCTCCTCCGGCGAGGAGCCCTACTCCATCGCCATGACGCTTGCCGAAGCCCTGCCGCGCACCAGCGGCTGGAACTGGCGCATCGAAGCGACGGACATCTCGCACCGCATCCTCGAGAAAGCGCGCAACGCGATCTACCGCGACGACGTGGTCGCCAAGCTCCCGCAGTCCACGATCAAAACCTACTTCCAGCGCGGCGTCGGCCCGCAGGAAGGCAACTACCGCGTGCGCCCGGAAATCCGCTCTCAGGTGAACTACCAGCATCTGAACCTCCTCGAGGGCGAGCCGCCGTTCAAGGATTCGTTCCAAGTCATTTTCTGCCGCAACGTGATGATCTACTTCGATCGCCCCACGCAGGAGGAACTCGTCAACAAGCTCACGCGCCGCTTGGTCCCCGGCGGTTACCTCCTCGTCGGCCACAGCGAAAGCCTCACCGGCATCAAACACTCTCTCCAACTCGTCAAACCGGCGATCTACCGGCGTCCGCTCAAGCCATGA
- a CDS encoding chemotaxis response regulator protein-glutamate methylesterase: MTAPKKIRVLIVDDSAVVRKLASEALAADPEIEVVGTAIDPYMARDKLKELSPDVLTLDLEMPRMDGLTFLRLLMERRPIPVIVMSSLTQRGSEYALEALRLGAVDVLGKPSGSFSFGNLGPQLIAKVKTAAQARVRPLPPSADPAPATHAASSPATATTAAAPAPKPVRYVPALTPAVAKTRIDPSRLRQLDPRAIILLGASTGGTEALRDVLTRLPGDLPGIAIVQHIPATFSKAFADRLNSLCQLEVREAVDGDRVTPGLALIAPGNFHMMLQWAGDGYRVRVVDGPPVWHQRPAVDLLFKSAADCGAAPRAVAGILTGMGKDGAEGLKKLREKGATTFAQDEASCVVYGMPKAAWDCGAAQIQIALERIAPYLVGRCEAAPHPAAVPVLSG; this comes from the coding sequence ATGACCGCACCGAAAAAAATCCGGGTGCTCATCGTCGACGACTCCGCCGTCGTCCGGAAACTCGCCAGCGAAGCCCTCGCCGCCGATCCCGAGATCGAAGTCGTCGGCACCGCCATCGATCCCTACATGGCGCGCGACAAGCTCAAGGAGCTCTCGCCCGACGTCCTCACGCTCGACCTCGAAATGCCGCGCATGGACGGCCTCACGTTCCTGCGTCTGCTGATGGAGCGCCGCCCGATCCCGGTCATCGTGATGAGTTCGCTCACGCAGCGCGGCTCCGAATACGCCCTCGAGGCGCTCCGCCTCGGCGCCGTCGACGTTCTCGGCAAACCGAGCGGCTCGTTCTCCTTCGGCAACCTTGGCCCGCAACTCATCGCGAAGGTCAAAACCGCCGCGCAAGCGCGCGTGCGCCCGCTCCCTCCGTCCGCCGATCCCGCGCCCGCCACCCACGCCGCATCGAGTCCCGCCACCGCGACAACGGCAGCCGCGCCCGCGCCGAAACCCGTCCGCTACGTCCCGGCCCTCACGCCCGCCGTGGCGAAAACCCGCATTGATCCGTCGCGCCTCCGCCAGCTGGACCCGCGCGCCATCATCCTACTCGGCGCCTCCACCGGCGGCACCGAAGCGCTCCGCGACGTGCTCACCCGCCTGCCGGGCGACTTGCCGGGCATCGCGATCGTGCAGCACATCCCGGCGACGTTCTCCAAGGCCTTCGCCGATCGCCTGAATTCCCTCTGCCAACTCGAGGTCCGTGAAGCCGTCGATGGCGACCGCGTCACGCCCGGCCTCGCGCTGATCGCCCCCGGCAATTTCCACATGATGCTCCAGTGGGCGGGCGACGGCTACCGCGTGCGCGTCGTCGACGGTCCGCCGGTCTGGCACCAACGCCCCGCCGTCGACCTGCTTTTCAAGTCCGCCGCCGATTGCGGCGCCGCCCCGCGCGCCGTCGCCGGCATCCTCACCGGCATGGGCAAGGACGGTGCCGAGGGCCTCAAGAAGCTCCGCGAGAAAGGCGCCACCACCTTTGCCCAGGACGAAGCCTCGTGCGTCGTCTACGGCATGCCGAAAGCCGCGTGGGATTGCGGCGCCGCCCAGATTCAAATCGCCCTCGAGCGCATCGCTCCCTATCTTGTCGGCCGTTGCGAAGCCGCGCCTCACCCT